Part of the Bradyrhizobium sp. AZCC 1721 genome, ATCTCGACCTCCTGATGTCGTCACCGGCCAACCTCGCCAACGTGTTCTCGGTGCGGATCGCGGCGATCGCGCTGTCCGTCATCGGAATGGCGCTGCTGCTGTCGACGCCCTTTGTCGACGTTCTCGTGATCGGCGGCGGCGCGCGCTGGCTCTCGGCGTTCGGCGTCGTCGTCGCCATCGGCCTTTCGGCTGCAGCGGTAGCGATCGCGATCACCGTGCTGCTGTTCAGGCTGATCGGCCCGAGCCGCACCCGCCTCGTCGCACAGATCGTGGCCGCCGTCATCGGCGCCGGCTTCGTCATCGCGCTCCAGGTCGCGGCCATTCTTTCCTACGGTACGTTGTCACGCTTCGCCGTGCTGACCTCCGATGCCGCTTCAGCCTATGCGCCTGATCTCGACAGTCCGCTGTGGTGGCCGGCTCGCGCGGCGATCGGCGACGGCATGGTGCTGTCATGGCTCATGGCCGGCGGGCTCCTGCTGCTCGGCGCGGTGATGGCGGTCTTTTCGCCGCGATTTGCCGATACCGTCGTCCGTGTCGCCGCAACCACGCGCGCTGTCCGTCGCGGGCCGCACGCTACTGCATTTCGCGGCGGCTCGCGGCAACGGGCGCTACGCACCAAGGAGTTCCTGCTGCTGCGGCGCGACCCATGGCTGCTGTCGCAAAGCCTGATGCAACTGCTCTATCTGGTGCCGCCAGCCCTGATGCTGTGGCGAAGCTTTTCCGATAGCTCTGACGCGATCGTGCTGATCACGCCCGTGATCGTGATGGCGGCGGGCCAGCTTGCCGGCGGCCTCGCATGGTTGACGATCTCAGGAGAAGATGCCGCCGACCTGGTCGCAACCGCACCGCTGCCGCCCTCGCGCATGATCCGCGCCAAGGTCGAAGTGGTGCTGATCGCCATCGGCGCCATCTTCACGCCGCTGATCGCAGCCCTTGCGTTTGCTTCCTTGACGCAGGCGATCGTCACCGCGCTCGGCGTCATTATCGCGACCGTCTCCGCCGCCGCGATCCAGCTCTGGTTCCGCGTGCAGGCCAAACGCACCCAGTTCCGCCGC contains:
- a CDS encoding permease; translated protein: MSSAAALTWFARHEIRLAWREWLAMMTGSRGKRKRAIIFLVVFAAIMHLPAYAVIGRFADLQAPLGKPELIVITATIFLAWALMLSQAIESVTRVFYARADLDLLMSSPANLANVFSVRIAAIALSVIGMALLLSTPFVDVLVIGGGARWLSAFGVVVAIGLSAAAVAIAITVLLFRLIGPSRTRLVAQIVAAVIGAGFVIALQVAAILSYGTLSRFAVLTSDAASAYAPDLDSPLWWPARAAIGDGMVLSWLMAGGLLLLGAVMAVFSPRFADTVVRVAATTRAVRRGPHATAFRGGSRQRALRTKEFLLLRRDPWLLSQSLMQLLYLVPPALMLWRSFSDSSDAIVLITPVIVMAAGQLAGGLAWLTISGEDAADLVATAPLPPSRMIRAKVEVVLIAIGAIFTPLIAALAFASLTQAIVTALGVIIATVSAAAIQLWFRVQAKRTQFRRRQTSSRLATFAEAFCSIGWAATSALAATIPVAAVISGALTAGILAATWKISPRRG